The sequence catgactgagcgtcttcactttaacttttcaccttcatgcattggagaaggaaatggcaacccactccagtgttcttgcctggagaatcccagggacgggggggcctggtgggctgcggtctatggggtcgcacagagtcggacactactgaagcgacttagcagcagcagcagcagcagggtcttagTCAATGCAGACTTGCTTTCTTCTACCTCTAAACCAGAGGTTTGCATCCCAAGGCAGCTCTATCAGGCAGGGGCCACACCTGGAGGACTGCTTGGGAGGTGCCTCTGGGTGGGAAACATTATGTCTGCCTTAGAGAGAGAAGGGAACTGGGGTTAACTCGGTCAAAAACGTGCACTCCCAGAAAGTGTGGGTCACCAACACCAAGGACCACACCGCAGTCTAGCTAAAGTTCAGTCTGACCTTCCCAGAATTTGAGTGGGGATCGAGAGGCAGGAGCGTGATGGTTGAAGGAGGCATCCCAAATTGAAAGAGGTATCCAGACAGGACAGTCTGTCATGTGGTAGGAGACAGTTAATGGGGGCCTGCTATGGATTTCTTTATACTGTTCTTTCTGTAGTCTTGTAAAATCCTGGGGGTTTCACTTAACAGGTCCGGCTCTCTTTGCTCAGATCGGAGATTCTTGGTTAGGAGATGGATTTTCAGCCTTAGCGTCCTTAAGCACCCCACTGTGATAAAACTCCTAAAACCTGGATTGAAAGCCAGTGTTATGGTAACCCCCCAAACTCATCTTTTCCCTCCCTCCAGTGCGTGGACAGGATAGAGTCTGTTCCTTCTGATTTCCAGATGTGCAATATGATGGCTAATTGCTAACAGAGTCTACAGTATCAGTCTGCTTCCTCCCTGCTAGGAGCAAGAATATTCTATTATCACAGTTTACAATTCAGAGGTTACCAGTAACAAGCTCTGAGAAGCCGGGCTGACAAGGTGGTTGAATGGACCTTCCACCTCCTACCCATGAGCAGCCTAGAGTTTGGGAATCTCTCGTCCGAGTACCTGTGCCTGTTTTTGCCTTCTAGAGCCTGTCTACGTTCCCTTCCTGATTGTTGGCTCCATCTTCATTGCCTTCATCATCCTAGGCTCTTTAGTGGCCATTTATTGCTGCACCTGCTTGAGACCTAAGGAACCCTCGCAGCAGCCAATCCGCTTCTCACTCCGCAGCTATCAGACAGAGACTCTCCCCATGATCTTGACTTCTACGAACCTCAGGGCACCTTCCAGGCAGTCCAGCACCGCTACCAGCTCCAGCTCCACTGGGGGCTCCATCCGAAGGTTCTCCTTTGCCCGGGCAGAACCAGGCTGCCTGGTGCCCTCACCGCCCCCGCCTTACACCACGGGCCACCCAATCCACTTGACCCAGCCGTCCGGATTCCTGGTATCACCCCAGTACTTCGCTTACCCGCTCCAGCAGGAGCCCCCGCTG comes from Bubalus kerabau isolate K-KA32 ecotype Philippines breed swamp buffalo chromosome 7, PCC_UOA_SB_1v2, whole genome shotgun sequence and encodes:
- the SHISA3 gene encoding protein shisa-3 homolog; this encodes MGALLALCLLLGWLRGGPAGAQQPGEYCHGWVDVQGNYHEGFQCPEDFDTLDATICCGSCALRYCCAAADARLEQGGCTNDRGELEHPGITAQPVYVPFLIVGSIFIAFIILGSLVAIYCCTCLRPKEPSQQPIRFSLRSYQTETLPMILTSTNLRAPSRQSSTATSSSSTGGSIRRFSFARAEPGCLVPSPPPPYTTGHPIHLTQPSGFLVSPQYFAYPLQQEPPLPGKSCPDFTSS